The following proteins are co-located in the Anas platyrhynchos isolate ZD024472 breed Pekin duck chromosome 1, IASCAAS_PekinDuck_T2T, whole genome shotgun sequence genome:
- the LOC101795902 gene encoding taste receptor type 2 member 40, translating into MSDLFSAICLIIAIIESMMGLLGNATILAVSSTSCIRSKISSSYDMIMIFLSLSRLFLQSWMMLDFFLSLFCEASYYEENLYVTFKTVFVFLNYSSLWFAAWLSVFYCIKVASFTQSFFIWLKQRFSSFMPWMLIISSLFSFVMSLPFSWDIYDVHNNLTTPLTMRNSSERRGTMKTSLLILILLCNAGIALPLIMFVVSSILLIKSLWRHTRQMQNNATGFRDPSQEAHIGAIKSVFSFLILYITNFIALVLILSDAFLPFSIGEAICIVVMAACPAGHSMVLIWSNPKFREMPARILQHINCHVRTRSM; encoded by the coding sequence AtgtctgatttattttctgctataTGCCTAATAATTGCTATAATTGAATCAATGATGGGACTTCTTGGAAATGCGACTATTTTGGCTGTCAGTTCAACTAGCTGCATCAGGAGCAAAATATCATCCTCCTATGATATGATTATGATTTTTCTGAGTTTATCCAGATTATTTTTGCAGTCCTGGATGATGCTGGATTTCTTCCTAAGTCTGTTTTGTGAAGCCTCCTATTATGAAGAAAACTTGTATGTAACTTTCAAGACAGTTTTCGTGTTTCTGAACTACTCCAGCCTCTGGTTTGCTGCCTGGCTTAGTGTCTTCTATTGTATTAAGGTTGCCAGTTTTACTCAATCATTCTTCATCTGGCTGAAGCAACGGTTTTCCAGTTTCATGCCCTGGATGCTGATAATAtcatctcttttctcctttgtaaTGTCTCTGCCTTTTTCCTGGGATATCTACGATGTGCACAACAACTTGACTACTCCTTTAACCATGAGAAACTCTTCAGAAAGGAGAGGCACAATGAAAACTAGTTTGTTAATATTGATCCTTCTCTGTAATGCTGGTATAGCTTTACCTTTAATAATGTTTGTTGTTTCAAGTATCCTGTTGATTAAGTCTCTCTGGAGACACACCAGGCAGATGCAAAATAATGCAACTGGTTTCAGGGATCCTAGCCAAGAGGCCCATATTGGTGCTATCAAGTCAGTCTTTTCCTTCCTCATCCTGTACATTACAAATTTCATTGCTTTGGTTCTCATTTTATCCGATGCTTTCTTACCTTTCAGCATTGGAGAAGCCATATGTATAGTTGTAATGGCTGCCTGTCCTGCAGGACACTCTATGGTCTTAATCTGGAGCAACCCCAAATTTCGAGAGATGCCAGCTAGGATTTTGCAACACATAAACTGTCATGTTAGAACTAGATCCATGTAA